In a single window of the Zonotrichia leucophrys gambelii isolate GWCS_2022_RI chromosome 2, RI_Zleu_2.0, whole genome shotgun sequence genome:
- the TCF24 gene encoding transcription factor 24, with the protein MDCGHSAESGEEISSPGAEPDSPAGRSTCCPPLAAGAAAGAAPVPGAAPGAAPAAGAAPGRPAAANAARERSRVQTLRHAFLQLQKTLPSVPPDTKLSKLDVLLLATTYIAHLTRSLQDEEESPGEGLGTLRGDGYLHPVKKWPMRSRLYIGATGQFLTHSAQGDSANHGETSTSSQI; encoded by the exons ATGGACTGCGGACACTCGGCAGAGAGCGGCGAGGAGATTTCCAGCCCGGGGGCCGAGCCCGATTCCCCTGCCGGCCGCAGCACTTGCTGCCCGCCGCTGGCGGCCGGGGCCGCTGCCGGTGCCGCTCCCGTtcccggtgccgctcccggtgccgctcccgctgccggtgccgctccgggccgccccgccgccgccaaCGCGGCCCGGGAGCGCAGCCGGGTGCAGACCCTGCGGCACgccttcctccagctgcagaaaaCGCTGCCCTCGGTGCCGCCCGACACCAAGCTATCCAAGCTGGATGTGCTCCTCCTGGCCACCACCTACATCGCGCACCTCACCCGCAGCCTGCAGGATGAGGAGGAGTCGCCGGGAGAGGGCCTGGGCACCCTGCGAGGGGATGGATACCTGCACCCTGTCAAG AAGTGGCCCATGCGTTCCAGGCTGTACATTGGAGCCACGGGACAGTTTCTGACTCACTCGGCACAAGGAGACAGCGCAAACCATGGGGAAACATCAACATCTTCACAGATCTAA